The Rosa rugosa chromosome 1, drRosRugo1.1, whole genome shotgun sequence genomic sequence CAAGAATCGAGCAACCAAGTGAACCCCGTCTCTTGTCCGCCCTCCAGTTCAAGAAAGGCGTGAAGCGTCATGAGCCTACCTATGTAGCAGTTCCCTTGATAAAGGATGAGACTAAAGGAGAAGTGATTCCGAAGGAGATTGAAGGGGTATTGGAGAGCTTTGTAGATGTGATGCCTCCTGAACTTCCCAAAGAATTGCCTCCAAGGAGGAGTGTGGACCATGAGATCGAACTGCTTCCGGGGGCCAAACCACCTGCAAAGGCACCTTACAGAATGGCACCCCCAGAACTGGCGGAACTTCGAAAGCAGCTCGAAGACCTGCTCAAGGCGGGATTCATTAGGCCATCTAAAGGCCCCTTTGGTGCACCTGTGCTGTTTCAAAGGAAACACGATGGAAGTTGGAGACTGTGTGTGGATTATCGGGCTCTCAACAAAGTCACGGTGCGCAACAAGTACCCGATCCCTCTGATTGCAGATCTGTTTGACCAACTCAGTGGTGCCAAATATTTCACAAAGCTAGACCTCCGCTCGGGGTACTATCAAGTTCGCATTGCAGAAGGAGATGAACCCAAGACAACGTGCGTCACCCGTTATGGCGCCTTTGAGTTCCTGGTGATGCCGTTCGGGTTGACCAATGCGCCAGCCACATTCTGCACTTTGATGAACCAAGTCTTCCACGAGTACTTAGATAAGTTCGTGGTAGTGTACCTGGATGACATAGTGGTGTACAGCTCTACCCTAGAAGAACACGTAGAGCACTTGAAGTTGGTGTTCCAACGGTTGCGGGACAACCAGTTGTATGTCAAGCGCGAAAAGTGCTCCTTCGCGCAAGTGACCATCAAGTTTTTAGGTCACATTATTGAAAGGGGTCAAATCAGGATGGATATGGAGAAAGTAGAAGCCATAAAGGAGTGGAGAAACCCCAAGAATGTGAAAGAGCTACGTTCTTTTCTTGGGCTGGCCAATTACTACAGACGTTTCATTGAGAATTACTCAAAGAAGACGACCCCCTTAACTGAACTCTTGAAAAAAGGAGTGACATGGGACTGGAGTAGTAATTGTGAGAAGGCCTTTCAAGATTTGAAGAAGGCCGTGATGGAAGATCCGGTCCTTGCCTTACCCGACCTGAACCTGCCATTTGAAGTCCAGACAGATGCTTCTGACTTCGCCTTAGGAGGAGTCCTGTTGCAACAAGGGCACCCTGTTGCTTATGAAAGTCATAAACTCTCGGAAGCTGAGAGGAGGTACGCGGCTCAGGAGAAGGAGTTGCTAGCCGTAATTCACTGTTTGAGGACGTGGCGACACTATTTGTTGGGGTCAAAGTTCCTTGTGAAGACAGACAATTCAGCCGTCAGCCACTTCCTGACCCAGCCGAAGTTAACTCCAAAGCAAGCTCGATGGCAAGAGTTTCTCGCTGAGTTCGACTTCCATTTCGAACACAAGGCTGGGCACACAAACCAAGTTGCTGATGCTCTAAGTCGCAAGGCTGACCTTGCCACCCTCAAGGTGTTGGCCACTTTGTCGAGCAGCATCATTGCCACAGACATCAAGCAACGTATCAAGGAGAGTCTGGAGAAGGATTCCGTGGCGCAATCCCTCATGAAAATGGTGAAGGAAGGGAAGAGCCGTCGGTtttggatggaggatggcatatTGATGGCCAAAGGAGGACGAGTGTTTGTTCCGCGAGCGGACGGACTGCGAAGAATGCTTATGAAGGAGTGTCACGACACCCTGTGGGCAGGTCACCCTGGATGGCAGAGGACCCATGCACTCCTCAAGCAGGGGTACTACTGGCCCCAGATGCGAGACGATGTCACGGAATACACCAAGACTTGCCTGACATGCCAGCAAGACAAGATTGAGCGCCAAAAGACTCCAGGGCTGTTGGAACCACTGTCTATTCCTACTCGCCCATGGGAGAGTGTCTCCCTTGACTTTATTACTAACCTCCCGAAGGTGGGAGACTTATCAGGCATCCTGGTTGTGGTTGACAGGTTTTCAAAGTATGCCACATTTGTGCCAACCCCAAAGTACTGTTCGGCGGAAGACACAGCAAGCCTCTTTTTCAAGCATGTTGTAAAGTATTGGGGTGTGCCTCAGAACATAGTCAGCGATCGAGACACTAGGTTCACGGGAACATTCTGGACCGAGCTATTCAAGTTGCTCGGGTCTGAGCTCAACATATCTTCAAGTTATCACCCACAGACTGATGGGCAAACAGAAAGGTTCAACGGGATGTTGGAGGAGTACTTGCGCCATTTCGTTCATGCCAACCAACAGAATTGGGCGCAATTGCTCGATGTTGCACAATTTTGTTTCAACTCGAAGAAGAGCTCATCCACCAACAAGAGTGCTTTTGAAATTGTCACTGGCCAACAGCCTCTCTTGCCGCATACGGTGCAAGAAGTCTACAAAGGGGCGAATCCGCGTGCTTTCAACTTCACAAAAGAGTGGAAGACTAATGCCGAGATCGCTCAAGCCTATCTAGAGAAAGCGGCGGGGAGAATGAAGAAGTGGGCAGATCAAGGCCGCAAGCCCAGGGAGTTTCAGGCAGGGGACATGGTCCTTGTCAAGCTGCTTCCGGAACAACTCAGGTTCCTGCGCTCCAGAGACAAACGACTATTCAGGAAGTATGAAGGACCGCTCCCCATCATTGCTAAAGTGGGGAAGTGCTCCTACAAAGTCGATATTCCCGCCTGGATGAGAGTTCACCCCGTCTTCCATGTCAGCAACCTCAAGCCGCACCAGCCAGACTGTGAAGATCAAGCACGCAACCAGCCTGTTCGGGAGCACGTCGACATCAGACCACCAAAGCCGAAAGAAGTGGAGGAGATCCTAGCAGAGAGAGTGATCCGAGTGTCCAGGCGCCCATGCCAGCAGTTCCTGGTCAAGTGGAAGGGTCTGGGAGATGAAGAAACCAGTTGGGAGAATGCTGACGTCCTGACGAAGAAGTTCCAGCAGAAGATTGAAGACTTCAAGATCAAGGCAGTCGTCGAGAGCGCCGACAGCTTAAGTGGGGGAGGAtgttaggggccgcacttgtaatgccgcaagcaaccttgtccagggtcattagttaagcctttggttggtttgcttgcgtgctagggttgttttggtaatttacaaattatgtaatttattttatttagcaattagtctcctcgacctttttcatgtttccccctgccaagttcatgtaaggccgatatgctctatagggaggggttcctagtcggcatagtttggactacggaactagtataggtaagcacatgtacttttgcctcccttaccgtcttaccatcaataaaagaggaattattcaatcatctgtgccccgtgagattgctctttgatctttcctttcgattattcattgttcttcgtggttgccccaacattcatataattgtgttcttgcttgtcactagcactattttaatatcgtgtggctttcattgttccttgcaaggtactcacttggctgacttgcttgctagcaagtgccgcACGGTCCGCTTTGCGCATTGCAAAGTTCGGCCCGTGACATAGAGCCACGTAACAGTCAACATCACCAAGAGGCCTAGCTAAAAGAACCTGGTTTCTAGTCTTTGAAACAAAATAAGGCTCCATTTCTGGTCTTTCAGCTGCATCTGGGTCTGGCTTCGGGATGGGGATTGTTCTAAAAGGTAGAGAATGGACAGTATGTGTTGCAGGCTTTGGATATAAATCGTCTTaggacaaggaaaaggaattGAAGAGAAGGGCCATGCCAAAATAGACCAGCACAATCTATATGTGACAAATGAAGCTTGTGAATTGTTTTCAGACtctgaaccaccagaaatttgGAGAGGAAAAAGACGAAGAAGGTTGGCGGTGTCCAAAATCATCGAGGAAGATGAGTATACAACCTAAAAATTGCAGAAGGCCAGAGAAGAAGACAGAGGTAGTAGTAGCAGACGAAGGAATTGAGGTTGATATGAAGAGAAGGAAAAGGGAAGGCAAGAATAAAAATGTTGATCATGGACTTGACATGCTGATTGAGCAATATAAATCCAATTAAGTATATATTCAAAGCAGCAGAGTTCCCTCCAAACCAGTGATGGTGAAAAAGAAGGAGGTTCCTCCAGACAGCTTAGAAATGGCTTCATTGAtaattttctgtttgttttgtAGAATTCCCATGATCGATCAATCAATCTCTTAGAAAAGGGAAGTGTGTTAAGTCAATAGAAGAAAGTTAAGGTCAAAGTCAAAGTTATCAGGAAAACTCAGGTCAAGCTGATGAAGTGTGATACATCATACATGAGAGAATGCTTAGCAGTGAAGTGATCTTGCTTAATAACTCATATACACTCATACGCATGTACTTTCGTTAGTCATATACGTATACATATGTAAAGGTGTAACAACCATGCTGTTTGCGTGATTAGttagctgatttttttttttttggccaatgATTATTAGTTAGCTATCGTTAGAAGAAGAATAATCAGGAGGTTATTTCATAAGCTACAGCTAAAAGACATGCTTCAGAAATCTAGTGGAGAagttagggattttttttttgaaaggaaagttAGGGAAATTAGTTAGTAGGAGAGTATAAGAGCAACCTGTAACCTTCTTCTCTAATTAGTCTGTAATCTGTTAGAGTCTGTACAATTACCGTATAGCAAAATATCAGAGTTTCTCTAttcatcttctttttccttcgtttttagcTTTTAGGGTGTATCTTTTTCATCATCTCCAGAAATTTTAACATGAAGGAGTAAGCGCAACTTGCAGGTTCTATaaatattttgcttagttatttttattcttcctcATGCCTCTGTGTTAGTATCTGTTAAATTAATTAGCAGAGTACTATACAAAGATATTGTAGTTTTAGTTTGTTTGCTGACATGATATATAATTACATAAATGGCCAAATAATCTCAAAACTAATCCCTTTAAGGGTGGAGAGGATTGTGCACCGACAGTGCACTTGCACTGTCAGTTAttttaatctctaaaaaaataacAGCCACTCATCTAATCAActcctttatatattttaatatcaaaaaaattacatccattcatattgcaagtacCCATGCACTGACGGTGCATGAAATACACTCCCCTTTAAGGGTAGTATATATTACTGTGTTGCAGCCAACTTTGCTAACCTCCTATATATTTAATCAACTTTAAACCTTTAAACATGTTCCATATGGTTAGAACCAAGAATTGGTAGACCTATAATTTACACATTTGTGTGAAATTGTTTGAGCATTCTTCCTTACTATATTGGTTGTAGACACATACATGAGGAACACAAACAAGAAGTTGGTACTTTGTTGATTACTGTGTTTTCTAGGAACTAGAACAAGTTGgtattttgttcttttctaaAACTCTCTTGCATTTTTAGTTGGCATAGATAATATCATGGATCATATCATTAAACTATTGAGGAAGTAATGTCTGAGAGTTCTCCAAGGGAGAAGCTGACAGAGTCTCATAACTTCTAAGAAAAAAAGCTGGTTAATTTTAGGACTTCAAGACTCCTTGTAACTAGTAAGTTGTAAGCACATTTGCCAATTCACAGCAGAAAAAGGTCCATAAATGAGCATCACATGAAAGCCAACAGATATGTACTATGTCTTTAACCCACACCCCCCTCCCCCTTTAATTCTTACAACTACTCTCTGTCGATCTCATTCATCAGAAAGTGATCTTTTCGATTTTAATTACTCCACCGTGACAATAATGTAAACCCAAACCTGTTGCGATTTATGATTACCTCTTCCTTCCTAACATTATTAGGACCACGTACAGCTTTATAGTCAATTAATATGCCCGTATTTGCTTTTGTGAGCTGTTGAGTACTTTGAGCAAAACAATACGTGATGGATCAACCACTGATAATAAAACTTTCTAAAGTTAACTCTTTTTTAATTTAGGCAaaaggtgtttgatgaaataTTTCAGCAAAGAGACGTTATAtagagagattattcagagcaccgccgtgcatagaataatttccacgTTATATAAGCCATTGCAGCAGTGCTGTATATCAAGCCTTAAGTTCAGTACATACTACATAGTGCTTCTATAGCTGCAGGTTATTGTCTAACTTTCAACTAAAGTACCAAACCATGCATGCAACTGACCTAGTTGAATTGGACTGCAGCAAACTTATGTCTTTGTTGCCTTGTTGGTGTAATAGATTCCACTCATCCTATCTTTAAATTTCCTTCATTAATCGTAATTATACAAGGCAGTACTATTTTCTGCAACATTACTGTAAAGCCCTTGTGAGTTGTGATATCCAAGCCCTGACATGTAGTAGGTCTCCTATAACTAACCATTACACAGTTTACACTCATCTACCTATTCACTCCACTCCACAAATGTCAATGTACCTGTACGTGCCATTAATATCTCATCCCTCCTCTCATGTTGTTATATCCCAGTTGCCCATCTCTCATCATCTTGAAGCTTTGCCACTAGCCACTGACACAAGATAAAGGAGTATAATGGCATGCATATACGTTCCATGGCTCTTGTTGACACAAATTCTACTACAAGTAGCAAAACATGAGGCCAAGGTTCCAGCCATTATTGTGTTTGGAGACTCGTCTGTGGATTCAGGAAACAACAACCAGATTTCGACACCCTTGAAGAGCAATTTCAAGCCATATGGGCGCGATTTTGCTGGCGGTCAACCCACAGGAAGGTTCTCCAATGGTCGTGTTCCTCCGGATCTCATCTCTGAGGCTTTCGGGCTGAAACCCTCTGTTCCTGCTTACTTGGATCCCAAGTTTGGGATTTCGGATTTTGTCACTGGTGTTTGCTTTGCTTCTGCTGGAACCGGCTATGACAATGCTACTTCTGATGTACTGGTAAGTCTCCTTGAATTGTTACTTGGATGCCAAATATGGTAACGTTCTTTTGTCagatatttatgttgtttaacAACTGCTCGTGAGCACATAATTTAAACAGCACACTACTTTAGCAGTGTCGAAATTGACAGTTCGATAAAAAATGTATTAAGCATCATATATATGTCAGACTGTCTGGTGATGAGTGCCTTGCGACGTACAGATACTAATGTAATACTTGTTCATGCAGAATGTTATACCTCTGTGGAAAGAAGTGGAGTACTACAAGGAGTACCAAAGCAAATTGAGAGCCTATGTTGGCCATCACAAGGCAAGAGAAATTTTGACAGAGGCTTTGTACTTGATAAGCTTGGGAACCAATGACTTCCTTGAGAACTACTACACGATTCCTCGCCGGCGAGCCCAATTCACAGTCCAGCAGTACCAGGATTTCCTGGTGGAACTTGCTGAAAATTTCCTGAGGGAAATTTACAGTCTTGGAGTCAGAAAAATTTCCTTAACTGGGGCACCTCCTATGGGGTGCTTGCCCTTAGAGAGGGCCACAAATTTCATGAATAATCATGATTGTGTGGAGGAATATAACAACGTGGCTGTGGAATTTAATGGGAAGTTGATCAACATGGTAGCAAAACTAAATCAGGAGCTTCCAGGCTATAAAATTCTATTTACAGCAAAAGTATATCAGCTCTTCTATCAAATCATTAGAAGCCCTTCTTCATATGGTAAATTCATAGCTTTCTATCTATGATTTCAGATTTTGATGCTTATATAGAACTGAGTGATGCCATAGCTAGATTTTGACTCAAATTTATGTCCATTAAAGCCTCTTCTTTTTTGGCAAAGTTGCAATAACTGTGCATTCATTTTCATCATCACCTGCTCTCCCCTcaatatatagatatatagacACATGCACATGATAGGAGATAATCAAAATTTTCTTATCACACTCTACTCAAACTTATATCATCTAGCTGTGATATCTTATTAAATAAATGATTGATTAAAAAAATCCtcaattctttttctttgaaatgACCTATATGTATCACTGACACAGGGCACACTTATTAACTTGCAAAGAATAAATATATAGTCTGGAGGGCTTGAGGCCCCAAGagtaattaattagatttatacCGGATACTTTTTACCAAACTTACTAGCTAGACACTACTCAAAAAGAGTACTACACCAGCTGATATATTAAAAGCGTGCATATTAATGCATGAACTGGCAAGCTGATACAAGTTGGTGAGAAATTCAATGTGAGCTTAAATAAGCATGCAATCAAGCCAAGTTAGGCACATGGCTCTGTTGCAGCAAAATTATTGTTTCACTAATGCTGAGATGGTGATCCTAGGAGTCGATACCACTTTGGTACCTCTTAAATTTCTTATTTTGTAATATACCATTTTTATATCAGTTTAATTTCTCTTAACAGCTGAGGTAGTTTCACCTAATTTGTACTACCTTTATCTTGACTTTACTGTTTGAACCATTTACTGTTTAAAAGTTTGAATATTTGTTCCTGATTTTGGCAGGATTTGATGTTGCTGAAGTGGCATGTTGTTCTACTGGGACATTTGAGATGAGTTACCTCTGCAACGAGGATAATCCATTTACATGCACAGATGCAAGTAAGTATATATTTTGGGATGCCTTTCATCCTACAGACAAAACAAATCAGATAATAGCTAACTATTTGATTCCAGATCTTCTAAAATTgttcaattgattttttttttctttctcaagaaaaaaaaaatgctttcaCATTTTGCTGTAGAAACTAGAAGGCGTGGTGTGATGGCTCTgagattttattattttatgtgTTATGTAACGACTCTAATATATAATATAGTGTTTAAGTGTACAATTATCTGATCTGATTGTTTTATTACACTAAGCTTTAACTTTAAATGTATGAAGTATGAACTGATATTTATACACGAACTTCGGTGAATTGGAGTACGTTTGGCCAAGGAAACCAAGGCTAGGAACGTTTTGATCCAATGATTTTTTTCGTTTTTGCTCTATGAGAGAACGATTGTATCTCGATGAAACAATACATCAATGGGAAGTTAGTCGATCGAGAGGttaatttttttctgttttttgttttaactGAAGCAAGGTGAGGGAAGAACTCCCTGACACCCCAAATTTTattagagaagaagaaaagttaCAAGGTAGGGAACTAAGTCAAAACCTCTACAAACCATataaaacaacaaagaaaataatCTAATGAAATATATACTTATAAAGACCCAAGCGGTCTTCATTACAATTCGAAGCAATGATGATTCATATCTTACAGCACAAAGCCAGTAATAC encodes the following:
- the LOC133743978 gene encoding GDSL esterase/lipase At2g42990-like, producing the protein MACIYVPWLLLTQILLQVAKHEAKVPAIIVFGDSSVDSGNNNQISTPLKSNFKPYGRDFAGGQPTGRFSNGRVPPDLISEAFGLKPSVPAYLDPKFGISDFVTGVCFASAGTGYDNATSDVLNVIPLWKEVEYYKEYQSKLRAYVGHHKAREILTEALYLISLGTNDFLENYYTIPRRRAQFTVQQYQDFLVELAENFLREIYSLGVRKISLTGAPPMGCLPLERATNFMNNHDCVEEYNNVAVEFNGKLINMVAKLNQELPGYKILFTAKVYQLFYQIIRSPSSYGFDVAEVACCSTGTFEMSYLCNEDNPFTCTDASKYIFWDAFHPTDKTNQIIANYLIPDLLKLFN